The Candidatus Aegiribacteria sp. genome includes a region encoding these proteins:
- a CDS encoding transglutaminase-like domain-containing protein, with translation MIKILLAIICFIAATPVVSAPSEVSYYSVSISLQEDTLRRVIDIRGIQGSDRLLSRITRGFNPETQSVLLERAVFGVSEGETGPIPEWAVDTLSCNDGWQLALVTAFPALREGMTIDYRIAVTDWSGNWENGAWAVLSPSVKGISPDTCHFSVSGDMVEKLNWQGRGYEISRRGETIEFTATDSSGILVISPFSTYGELSIFVMREAIVTLDSPYPPDLREAALQATSAGADQHAQTERARSLLCNSFNPCSAVQGRDVSAVQDLQEILDQRRGTALEMALVFAAMCRELGIEADIIPASGIDYGIPVPAGWNRFLVKLESDYGEEWFMEPSAFLTSASFIYRPDTLYIIENGNLRTMPPNEPRENRSSEEWHIDCADGTFSLKMECSGWYDIMLRRMLAGLSSEEMLLTLSEWSWLSGRTIIPDSLTVSDPFDLGANMTLSVYGKLWIPIDASLAAEYLPLFDWSKPENVTDETIRTWALLRTMDVHSSFPLIMEILNDTVILTDTSGINNPLPIIFKVTE, from the coding sequence ATGATAAAGATACTCCTTGCCATTATCTGCTTTATCGCTGCAACGCCTGTCGTCTCGGCTCCATCAGAGGTATCATACTATTCGGTATCTATTTCACTGCAGGAGGACACTCTGCGAAGAGTTATCGATATCAGGGGCATTCAGGGAAGCGACCGCCTGCTCAGCAGGATTACCCGCGGATTCAATCCCGAAACCCAGTCCGTCTTACTTGAAAGGGCCGTTTTCGGCGTTTCTGAAGGTGAAACCGGTCCGATTCCGGAGTGGGCTGTAGATACTCTTAGCTGCAATGATGGCTGGCAGCTTGCACTCGTCACGGCATTTCCCGCTCTCCGTGAAGGCATGACAATTGATTACAGAATTGCTGTAACAGACTGGAGTGGAAACTGGGAAAATGGCGCATGGGCAGTTCTATCACCATCCGTTAAAGGCATCAGCCCCGACACCTGCCACTTTTCAGTAAGTGGAGACATGGTTGAAAAGCTGAACTGGCAGGGCAGAGGATACGAGATATCCAGGAGAGGTGAAACAATTGAATTCACCGCTACCGATTCTTCCGGAATTCTTGTTATATCGCCCTTCAGCACTTACGGTGAGCTTTCGATTTTCGTAATGAGGGAGGCCATCGTTACTCTCGACTCGCCGTATCCGCCCGATCTAAGGGAAGCTGCGCTACAGGCAACATCTGCCGGGGCCGATCAGCACGCTCAGACCGAACGGGCAAGAAGCCTGCTGTGCAACAGTTTCAATCCTTGTTCTGCTGTACAGGGGAGGGATGTGAGCGCTGTTCAGGATCTTCAGGAGATACTTGACCAGAGAAGGGGAACGGCACTTGAAATGGCATTGGTCTTTGCCGCAATGTGCAGGGAACTGGGCATTGAAGCAGATATCATTCCAGCCAGCGGCATTGATTATGGAATCCCGGTCCCAGCAGGATGGAACAGGTTCCTTGTAAAACTCGAATCAGACTACGGCGAAGAATGGTTCATGGAACCTTCAGCATTCCTTACCTCAGCATCTTTTATCTACCGCCCTGATACACTGTATATCATCGAGAATGGAAATCTCAGAACCATGCCTCCCAATGAACCCCGCGAGAATAGAAGCAGTGAAGAATGGCATATAGACTGCGCTGATGGAACATTCAGCCTTAAGATGGAATGCAGCGGCTGGTACGACATAATGCTCCGAAGAATGCTTGCAGGGCTTTCCAGCGAAGAAATGCTGTTAACGCTGTCCGAATGGTCATGGCTGAGTGGAAGGACCATCATTCCAGATTCTCTTACAGTATCAGATCCTTTCGACCTCGGTGCGAATATGACCCTATCCGTTTACGGAAAATTGTGGATACCCATAGACGCTTCTCTTGCTGCTGAATACCTTCCCCTCTTCGACTGGTCGAAACCGGAGAACGTAACTGATGAAACTATCAGAACATGGGCCCTGTTGAGAACTATGGATGTCCATTCTTCGTTCCCTCTCATCATGGAGATCCTTAACGATACGGTAATTCTTACTGACACATCGGGGATAAACAACCCATTGCCGATTATTTTCAAGGTTACCGAATGA
- a CDS encoding DUF3857 and transglutaminase domain-containing protein, with amino-acid sequence MTLFLLLIISAPDAVYLEHHVTIDCSSPDSGYIEITNEVVIPLNARGVRRYSEISASYRNTWESLEVTASISHWRSGRRDESAIIREDPHSSLLSGGRLESSLREVSIAFPGIEIGDTLKVEIIRNIEHLPMADFYSYTFHAASRDSIHHGTFKVLWPSSREIYIMSEGNFEEQAYSLDDRTECMVWESGPCDPVPNLPFSRDAAALSPFVNVASHLPEEVSSGLFPVLDGNCMVDYSVLADSIIATAGNRPEDLCGWVSEQIEYLSGDWGDDPGYSPRNPVETLEERSGVCRDRTVLLLWLLRRAGYNPSAILTSSSGILRAYPGSRSFDHMFVALEDSFGETVFLDPTNYFSPQGYTYTLRGTGYLPLTPSGSLLRYFPDDSSGDTLSIFIEGSVNEDSSIISGNISVRFSGAAEELFRSMLAGVDPSNRILLIERLLGLLPGAELTLEGNPSTTNTPFNINGSGRWDCGIVNTGEAVCLIIPGLSTLDVVSSRSAAYILPHFRKDICIETPYTGHLRMIIGNLPAGIPELPQPYLYSALTTEY; translated from the coding sequence TTGACCCTTTTTCTTCTCCTGATCATTTCAGCGCCCGATGCAGTCTACCTTGAACATCATGTAACGATTGACTGTTCCTCTCCCGACTCGGGTTACATTGAAATCACAAACGAAGTTGTAATTCCCCTAAACGCTAGAGGTGTACGGCGTTACAGTGAAATATCCGCCTCCTATCGGAATACATGGGAATCACTTGAAGTCACCGCTTCCATCAGCCACTGGCGGTCTGGAAGGAGGGATGAAAGCGCAATAATAAGGGAAGACCCGCACAGCTCGCTTCTATCAGGCGGAAGACTGGAGAGTTCTCTAAGGGAAGTTTCAATTGCGTTTCCGGGCATCGAGATTGGTGATACACTGAAGGTTGAAATCATCCGGAATATCGAACACCTTCCAATGGCTGACTTCTACTCTTACACCTTCCATGCAGCCTCAAGGGACAGTATTCACCACGGTACTTTCAAGGTATTATGGCCTTCCTCTCGCGAAATATACATAATGTCCGAAGGGAATTTCGAAGAACAGGCATATTCCCTTGATGACCGAACGGAATGCATGGTATGGGAATCCGGTCCATGTGATCCGGTTCCGAATTTGCCTTTCTCCCGCGATGCTGCCGCTTTAAGCCCCTTTGTCAACGTGGCAAGCCACCTTCCCGAAGAAGTAAGCAGTGGGCTTTTTCCTGTTCTGGACGGAAACTGCATGGTTGATTACTCAGTTCTGGCAGATTCAATCATTGCAACCGCTGGAAACAGACCGGAAGATCTCTGCGGCTGGGTTTCAGAGCAAATCGAATACCTCAGTGGCGACTGGGGAGATGATCCGGGCTATTCCCCGCGAAATCCTGTTGAAACACTGGAAGAACGCTCAGGTGTATGCAGAGATAGAACGGTTCTTCTTCTCTGGCTTCTGCGAAGAGCAGGATACAATCCCAGCGCGATACTTACATCGTCCTCCGGCATACTGAGGGCTTATCCAGGCTCTCGGAGCTTCGATCATATGTTTGTTGCACTTGAAGACTCCTTCGGTGAAACGGTATTTCTTGATCCAACGAACTATTTCTCTCCACAGGGATACACCTATACCCTCAGAGGCACGGGATACCTGCCGCTGACACCTTCCGGATCGCTACTGCGATACTTCCCTGATGATTCCTCTGGTGATACTCTCTCGATTTTCATCGAAGGTTCTGTCAATGAAGATTCATCCATTATCTCAGGCAATATCTCAGTACGCTTTTCCGGAGCCGCGGAAGAACTTTTCAGGTCAATGTTGGCTGGTGTGGATCCTTCGAACAGGATACTGCTCATTGAAAGATTGCTTGGTCTTCTTCCCGGTGCAGAACTGACCCTTGAGGGGAATCCTTCAACCACAAACACACCCTTTAACATCAATGGAAGCGGGAGATGGGATTGCGGAATAGTGAACACCGGCGAGGCTGTCTGTCTGATAATCCCGGGTCTTTCGACGCTCGATGTGGTAAGTTCAAGATCGGCAGCTTACATATTGCCGCATTTCAGAAAAGACATATGTATTGAAACTCCATACACAGGGCACCTGAGGATGATTATCGGTAATCTTCCAGCTGGAATTCCGGAACTCCCCCAACCGTACTTGTATTCAGCGTTGACAACGGAATACTGA
- the surE gene encoding 5'/3'-nucleotidase SurE has translation MRILLTNDDGYDQPGLLELENLLKDDHEIWVVAPLHHCSGTSHALGLYSSMELREEGFRKWALEGTPTDCVKISLMEVMKDDPPDLLISGINPGANLANNIFYSGTVAAATEAALWDIPSIAISVRVTSNNPNPFFRTASSVLKSLMKQGIAEKIPEGTVLNINVPEVEYDEIAGMKWTKMARFAADISFRHIEPGRVFAYDRYRSLPVVDPLDSDVDALSKTMVSLTLLDSNRTSSAIPPDLELTDGGI, from the coding sequence ATGAGAATACTTCTTACGAACGACGACGGTTACGATCAACCCGGTCTACTTGAGCTTGAAAATCTGCTGAAGGATGATCACGAGATCTGGGTCGTGGCTCCACTTCACCACTGCAGTGGCACAAGCCATGCACTGGGTCTTTACTCCTCAATGGAACTGAGAGAGGAAGGTTTTCGTAAATGGGCTCTTGAAGGAACTCCTACCGACTGCGTTAAGATTTCTCTGATGGAAGTAATGAAGGACGATCCGCCGGATCTTCTTATTTCAGGAATCAATCCCGGCGCGAATCTTGCGAATAACATCTTCTACTCCGGAACAGTTGCTGCCGCTACAGAAGCCGCGCTATGGGATATTCCTTCCATTGCCATCAGTGTTCGGGTAACCTCAAACAACCCGAATCCCTTCTTCAGAACAGCATCTTCCGTTCTAAAATCACTTATGAAACAAGGAATTGCTGAAAAAATACCGGAAGGAACAGTTCTGAATATCAACGTACCGGAGGTTGAGTACGATGAAATAGCAGGTATGAAATGGACGAAGATGGCCCGTTTCGCAGCCGATATATCCTTCAGGCATATTGAACCTGGAAGGGTGTTCGCCTACGACAGATACCGTTCTCTACCTGTTGTTGATCCTTTGGATTCGGATGTTGACGCTCTCAGTAAAACAATGGTCAGCCTTACCCTTCTGGATTCCAACAGGACTTCCAGCGCTATCCCACCCGATCTGGAGCTGACAGACGGGGGAATCTGA
- a CDS encoding PorV/PorQ family protein yields the protein MKSILFAAVVFFLVFPAFSSDDVYRDAGAGAFSFLKIDPGARAAALGGTGLLNSGSLAGFTNPAMLASMDTGCITAGHNQWLGDATQSFLSWNFNLDRVYCSLGTRFVYVGNLEMREEASSEPITTFSSWDISFHAAAAVRLGMFDLGIGMKLLREKIWMESATGIAFDAGVVIHPANGLDLAAVLQHIGPSITMVEQDFRLPATWRLGGRYCFRLPFGHAAVTSEISKPLDNTLSAGSGIEYTPQRWLKLRFGMRFLDDSRDFTSGIGLSAGSWTLDYAYVPTDYSLGTVHRFTLQKSL from the coding sequence ATGAAATCAATATTATTTGCTGCAGTTGTGTTTTTTCTGGTGTTCCCGGCCTTTTCATCCGATGATGTCTACCGCGACGCCGGTGCGGGAGCTTTCAGCTTCCTAAAAATAGACCCCGGCGCAAGGGCGGCAGCTCTCGGCGGAACAGGCCTCCTTAACAGCGGAAGCCTTGCTGGTTTTACGAATCCTGCCATGCTTGCGTCAATGGACACTGGTTGTATAACTGCCGGTCATAACCAGTGGCTTGGGGACGCGACACAGAGCTTTCTTTCATGGAATTTCAACCTTGATCGCGTATATTGTTCTCTTGGAACCCGATTCGTATACGTTGGAAACCTTGAAATGCGGGAGGAAGCCTCCTCCGAACCAATCACAACATTTTCCTCATGGGATATTTCTTTTCATGCGGCTGCCGCTGTCAGACTGGGAATGTTCGACCTCGGTATCGGCATGAAACTCCTCCGTGAAAAGATATGGATGGAAAGCGCCACAGGAATTGCTTTTGACGCAGGTGTCGTCATACATCCTGCAAATGGTCTTGATCTGGCCGCCGTACTGCAGCATATAGGGCCTTCCATCACAATGGTTGAACAGGATTTCCGTCTTCCCGCCACCTGGAGACTTGGCGGCAGGTACTGTTTTCGTTTGCCATTCGGTCATGCGGCTGTAACATCGGAAATATCAAAACCTCTGGATAACACGCTCTCAGCCGGCAGCGGAATTGAATACACTCCGCAGAGATGGTTGAAATTGCGCTTCGGAATGAGATTCCTCGACGATTCAAGAGACTTTACATCGGGCATCGGTCTCTCCGCCGGAAGCTGGACGCTTGACTACGCTTACGTTCCTACCGATTACTCACTGGGCACTGTACACCGCTTCACCCTTCAGAAGTCTCTGTAA
- a CDS encoding lipoate--protein ligase family protein encodes MKAAHFSTGKHEGAWNMAFDRLLMELVRENRWDFVLRTYGWDPACVSIGKLQSVRREIDSEKLFGDGFGLVRRPTGGRAVWHETELTYSIVARLDHPMVSGSISEALKKTAAPMVNAMNSLGIEVAVSPLEEHRAGGPRTASNPCFTSHGKWEVGTTDGRKLVGSAQARSRGVFLEHGSILFENDQLKMLKYLPKDTPQRLKEIIRHHLTNGIACIHEFKPNLETADMENALHDSFKAILPVDLEYLFCEQFEEKRLSELECECVNDL; translated from the coding sequence TTGAAGGCTGCACATTTCTCTACCGGTAAACATGAAGGGGCCTGGAACATGGCATTCGACAGGTTGCTTATGGAGCTTGTCAGGGAAAACAGGTGGGATTTTGTTCTAAGAACCTACGGATGGGATCCTGCATGCGTTTCGATCGGCAAGCTTCAGTCAGTCCGTCGCGAGATTGATTCGGAGAAGCTTTTTGGCGACGGTTTCGGATTGGTGCGAAGACCAACAGGTGGCAGAGCGGTATGGCATGAAACGGAATTGACCTACAGTATAGTTGCCAGATTGGATCATCCGATGGTGTCAGGTTCCATAAGCGAAGCACTTAAGAAAACAGCCGCGCCTATGGTAAATGCCATGAATTCCCTTGGAATAGAAGTCGCTGTAAGTCCCCTTGAAGAGCACCGGGCGGGCGGCCCGAGAACCGCAAGTAATCCATGCTTTACTTCACATGGTAAATGGGAAGTCGGAACCACTGACGGAAGGAAACTGGTTGGCAGCGCACAGGCTCGAAGCCGTGGAGTATTCCTTGAGCATGGTTCCATCCTTTTTGAAAATGACCAGCTGAAGATGCTGAAGTATCTTCCTAAGGATACTCCGCAGCGGTTGAAAGAGATCATCAGGCATCACCTTACAAACGGTATAGCCTGTATACACGAGTTCAAACCAAACCTCGAAACTGCTGATATGGAAAACGCCCTTCACGATTCATTCAAAGCGATACTGCCGGTAGATCTCGAATATCTGTTCTGCGAACAGTTCGAGGAAAAACGTTTGAGCGAACTTGAATGCGAGTGCGTAAATGACTTATAA
- the lipA gene encoding lipoyl synthase, whose protein sequence is MTYKKKPSWLKMPSRGSEEAAEVRSILRKYNLNTVCRQAKCPNLGHCFQRGTATFLILGNLCTRSCRYCAIEHNEGILDPPDAGEPDRIAEASAEMNLRYVVITSVTRDDLQDGGADHFGKTVEAVRKKIPGVRIEVLTPDFLGSEDALRTIANSKPDVFNHNLETVERLFPDVRPEASYGMSLDLIELYGRLSPDTPRKSGLMLGLGEKEREIRIALQDLRKRGVTMLTLGQYLQPSRMHWPVDSYLTPDEFSSWKDEALRMGFVSVASGPLVRSSFHADESFPASGAGPDI, encoded by the coding sequence ATGACTTATAAAAAGAAACCCTCATGGCTCAAAATGCCATCGCGAGGATCGGAAGAGGCAGCTGAAGTAAGATCGATCCTTAGAAAATACAATCTTAATACCGTTTGCAGACAGGCGAAGTGCCCGAATCTGGGGCATTGCTTTCAGCGTGGAACCGCGACTTTCCTGATTCTTGGTAATCTTTGTACCAGATCGTGCCGGTACTGTGCGATTGAGCATAACGAAGGCATTCTTGATCCGCCCGATGCCGGTGAGCCAGACAGGATTGCCGAGGCTTCAGCGGAAATGAACCTCAGGTACGTTGTAATTACATCGGTGACAAGGGACGATCTGCAGGATGGCGGAGCAGACCATTTCGGGAAAACCGTTGAAGCTGTAAGAAAAAAAATCCCTGGAGTGCGGATAGAGGTTCTCACCCCGGATTTTCTGGGAAGCGAAGATGCTCTCAGGACAATTGCGAATTCAAAACCGGATGTGTTCAATCACAACCTGGAAACCGTTGAGCGCCTGTTTCCCGATGTAAGGCCCGAAGCATCCTACGGAATGTCACTTGACTTGATTGAACTCTACGGCAGGCTTTCTCCGGATACCCCCCGCAAAAGCGGACTGATGCTGGGATTGGGAGAAAAGGAGAGGGAAATCAGGATTGCCCTTCAGGATCTCAGGAAAAGAGGTGTTACGATGCTTACTCTCGGGCAGTACCTGCAGCCTTCGCGGATGCACTGGCCCGTTGACAGTTACCTGACGCCGGATGAATTCAGCTCATGGAAAGATGAAGCTCTGAGAATGGGTTTTGTTTCGGTTGCGTCCGGACCACTTGTGAGAAGTTCTTTCCATGCTGATGAAAGCTTTCCCGCATCGGGTGCCGGGCCTGATATCTAA
- a CDS encoding 2'-5' RNA ligase family protein — translation MACDVCLFLDKETESAVRRTWSILRTRGFSSPLLRSGGKPHLTLAIWEELEPDFILDDLEDFARTHRSFPVTFSSIATFGAESGTVFLGPVFTPSLIIVHDQLYRIFNEMKEFSEWLYRPGSWVPHCSLTLGLPPEKVQEAINTCMDIIDLPIKGWIKEIGLLTFDRESVHSIRSYKLE, via the coding sequence ATGGCATGTGACGTATGTCTTTTCCTTGACAAAGAAACCGAAAGCGCCGTTAGAAGGACATGGAGCATCCTGCGAACCAGAGGATTCTCATCACCTCTTCTTCGGTCCGGCGGGAAGCCGCATCTGACACTGGCGATATGGGAAGAACTCGAACCTGACTTCATACTCGATGACCTTGAGGATTTTGCCAGAACCCACCGATCATTTCCGGTCACCTTCTCCTCTATAGCAACTTTCGGGGCTGAAAGCGGAACGGTGTTTCTCGGTCCGGTTTTCACGCCGTCACTCATAATCGTACACGATCAGCTGTACAGGATATTTAACGAAATGAAGGAGTTCTCTGAGTGGCTCTACAGACCGGGCTCCTGGGTACCTCACTGCTCACTTACCCTTGGGCTTCCGCCGGAAAAAGTACAGGAAGCGATTAATACCTGCATGGATATAATCGATCTTCCAATAAAGGGATGGATAAAAGAAATCGGCCTTCTAACCTTCGACCGTGAATCGGTGCATTCAATAAGAAGCTACAAACTCGAATAA
- a CDS encoding tRNA-dihydrouridine synthase, whose amino-acid sequence MAGSTDSAFRRICRRMGATAVVTEMVAAAGLSRKSVKSHKLLNFHEEEKPIGVQLFGSRPGDFEEASEIVSGLGFDFIDINAGCPMKKVVRNGSGSALLRDIPTLTAIVRAVSSRTSLPVTVKIRTGWSPAEPVPDSLPRIIADDGAAAIAVHGRYRTDMFSGEVRKSEIERIVRNSPVPVIANGDSGNVSDALDLKNSTGAAGLMIGRGALGNPWIFRGLTGSPEDASPLQGEVVSVILQQYEMMSEYIPEYHLYHILRGQLLHYIKGFRGASELRRKAVGVDSRDDLSDILHELGELLNIERQKRNDQSS is encoded by the coding sequence ATGGCCGGTTCCACCGATTCGGCGTTCAGGCGGATATGCCGCCGCATGGGGGCTACAGCGGTAGTGACTGAAATGGTCGCGGCCGCGGGATTATCAAGAAAATCGGTTAAATCACACAAGCTCCTTAATTTTCACGAAGAAGAAAAACCAATAGGGGTACAGCTTTTCGGGAGCAGACCCGGAGATTTTGAGGAGGCAAGCGAGATCGTCTCGGGGCTGGGTTTTGATTTTATAGATATCAATGCCGGCTGTCCGATGAAAAAAGTAGTCAGAAATGGTTCGGGTTCAGCACTTCTAAGAGATATTCCAACTCTGACCGCCATTGTAAGGGCTGTTTCATCGCGCACATCACTGCCTGTAACTGTGAAGATCCGCACCGGCTGGTCACCGGCGGAACCCGTTCCGGACAGTCTGCCTCGCATAATTGCTGATGATGGTGCTGCCGCTATTGCTGTTCATGGCAGGTACAGAACGGATATGTTCTCAGGAGAGGTAAGAAAATCGGAGATCGAGAGGATTGTCCGTAACTCGCCTGTTCCGGTTATCGCCAACGGTGATTCAGGAAATGTCTCCGATGCTCTTGACCTCAAAAATTCAACCGGGGCAGCGGGGTTGATGATTGGCAGAGGAGCTCTGGGCAATCCCTGGATATTCAGGGGACTTACAGGGAGTCCTGAAGATGCCTCTCCCCTTCAAGGGGAGGTCGTATCCGTAATACTGCAGCAGTACGAGATGATGAGCGAGTACATTCCGGAGTATCACCTTTACCATATTCTGAGGGGGCAGCTTCTGCACTACATTAAAGGTTTCAGAGGTGCTTCTGAACTTCGCAGAAAAGCGGTAGGGGTGGATTCCAGGGATGATTTGTCAGATATTCTGCATGAACTTGGGGAACTGCTTAACATTGAAAGGCAGAAGCGAAATGATCAAAGCAGCTGA
- a CDS encoding class I SAM-dependent methyltransferase: MKWFEQSDFWELTFPFMFPETRIDKAEQDIPSVLNLSGINEGHILDLCCGPGRFSVPLARMGFSVTGVDSTAFLLDIARNRALLEEIDVELIHEDMRVFRRPGVYDLALNMFTSFGYFEKHSDNMKVLLNLNESLRRDGVLVIEIMGKETLASIFHPVTVEETDEGLLLIQRHRIVDGWNRIENDWLLIENERILGRWKFSHWIYSATELKSMLEEAGFSNVEIYGNLEGGPYDSESGRLIAVATSG, encoded by the coding sequence ATGAAATGGTTCGAACAAAGTGATTTCTGGGAACTGACCTTTCCTTTCATGTTCCCCGAAACCAGGATAGATAAGGCTGAGCAGGATATTCCTTCAGTTCTTAACCTGTCTGGAATAAACGAAGGGCACATTCTCGATTTGTGCTGCGGTCCTGGAAGGTTCTCCGTTCCACTTGCAAGAATGGGATTCAGTGTCACAGGAGTTGACTCAACTGCTTTTCTGCTGGACATTGCCCGGAACAGGGCTTTACTTGAAGAAATCGATGTCGAACTGATACATGAAGATATGCGGGTATTCCGTAGACCAGGAGTTTACGACCTTGCACTGAACATGTTCACATCGTTTGGTTACTTCGAAAAACATTCCGATAATATGAAAGTCCTTCTGAATTTGAACGAATCCCTGCGGCGGGATGGAGTACTCGTAATAGAAATAATGGGCAAAGAAACACTTGCCTCCATTTTCCATCCGGTAACAGTTGAGGAAACGGATGAAGGTCTGCTGCTTATCCAGAGACACAGAATCGTTGATGGCTGGAATCGAATTGAAAATGACTGGCTTCTGATTGAAAATGAGAGAATTCTCGGAAGGTGGAAATTTTCACACTGGATATACAGCGCAACAGAGCTTAAAAGCATGCTTGAAGAAGCCGGGTTTTCGAATGTAGAGATTTACGGTAACCTTGAAGGAGGACCGTACGATTCGGAATCGGGAAGATTGATAGCGGTTGCTACATCCGGATAA
- a CDS encoding C40 family peptidase, whose product MFASCGSTPVYRGDGIHCSGGDWSEIASTGGSPRTSTDNKMMNEIDSWMGTPYLYGGENRSGVDCSAFTQAVYSSIDITIPRTASQQAAAAETINPSILKFGDLIFFNTSGSGISHVGIYIGNGFFAHASSSRGVVRESLSKEYYSNRIVSVGRFME is encoded by the coding sequence ATGTTTGCATCCTGCGGTTCAACTCCTGTATACAGGGGAGATGGCATACATTGTTCTGGCGGAGACTGGTCCGAAATTGCCTCCACAGGGGGAAGTCCCAGGACCTCAACCGATAACAAGATGATGAACGAAATAGACTCATGGATGGGAACACCTTACCTGTACGGTGGTGAGAACCGTTCAGGTGTTGACTGCTCAGCTTTTACGCAGGCAGTCTACAGTTCCATAGACATTACAATTCCACGTACCGCCAGCCAGCAGGCCGCCGCTGCAGAAACCATTAATCCCTCGATTCTCAAGTTCGGCGACCTCATATTTTTCAACACATCCGGATCCGGCATTTCTCATGTGGGGATCTACATCGGCAACGGTTTCTTCGCCCATGCTTCTTCCAGCCGGGGAGTTGTACGGGAGTCACTCTCAAAAGAATATTACTCAAACAGAATAGTATCAGTGGGAAGGTTCATGGAATGA